The Bacteroidia bacterium genomic interval GACAAGAAGATGTCGATGAGGTGGATCAATTATTAGACCTTATTTTAGCTGAGTTTGAAAAAGTCCGGGCCGCATTGGGTTCCTGGAAAAATAGTTTAGCATAACTCCTTTCTGTTTCCCGTTTTGATTTTCTTTATGCTTAAGATATTTTGCACAAAAATATCTTAATGAAAACTACTAATACCTTTCTTATTCTCCTTTTTAGTCTTTCTCTGATCAGCTGTTCAGAGGGCAAAAAAAAGACAGAGACTCCTGCAGAGAAAAATCCTTCTGAAACTGTATCTGATCATGTCCAGGTTCTATTTGATGGAAGCTCTCTGGATGCATGGAGGAATTTCAAGGCAGATACTCTGTCGCACTTATGGAAAATCGAAGACGGAAGCATGACCCTGAGCGGAAAAGGGGGAGGGGATATTGTTACACGCGATTCCTACGAAAGTTTTGAATTGGAGCTTGAGTGGAAAATCTCCCCAAATGGAAATAGCGGCATATTTTTCCATGTCAGTGAAGCCGATTCTTTAAAGAAGGTGTACCATTCAGGGCCAGAGATTCAGATTTTGGACAATGATGGGCATCCAGATGGGAAAATTCCTATGCATAGAGCAGGGGACAACTATGATTTACAGGCATGTTCTGAGGAAACGGTAAAGCCAGTCGGGGAGTGGAATCAGGTGAAAGTTGTGGTGAATGATGGAAATGTCGAGCAATGGCTCAACGGAACTCTTGTAGTAGCATACAGCTTGAATAGCCCTGAATGGGAAGAACAATACCAGAAGAGTAAATTTACCCAATGGCCTGCTTATGGCAGAGCGGGTAAAGGGCATATAGCTCTCCAGGATCATGGAGATCCCGTTTGGTTTAGAAATATCAAAATTAAAGCATTGTAAAAATGCTGCAAAAAAAGGCCAGCTATGGAGCTGGCCTTTTTTTGTATTTAACTTTCAGTAGTTATGACTCAACTACTGCCAATTATTTTATATCGTCCAACTGACTCCTCCGGTATCGGACAGAGGGATACAGCCTTGAAACTGACCCGGAACCGGATCCCATTTCAAGACTTCTTTACCAACTTTTTCTGAACTAAAGTATCCTAGTAGGGCAAGCTCTTTAGCCGCGATGAAAAAGTGCTTGGGCATTTTCGAATCTCTGTTCAATTGTCCCAAAGCTTTCATCTTTTCATCTGCTTCAGTAGCGAGCTTTGTAAGAATAGCATCTTTGTCAGCATCCGGAATACTGGCAAAAGGTTTTTGGTGTTGATCCTGACTTCTTTTGTCTATGTCCGTCAGGCCTTCCATAAAGGCATCAACGTCCTCTTGTTTCATATAATTTCCGAGTAAGACATCGATAAATCTATCCACGAAAACATCCTTTGCTCCGGGAGTAGAGGTTCGAGGAACAATTCTTTCTGAAATTTCAGCAACAAGATTGGCTTGTTCCGGGCTCAGGAAAGAGGGTTGCCAGCTTGCTTCCTGGCTCACCTCACATCCAGCCATTACTGCAGAAGCAGCAGAGGCTGAAACTGCATAGCCCATAAGAAGGGCAGTTTGTCTAATAGCGTCTCTTCTATTCATAATTATGGATAATGAGGTGATTAAAGATTACCAGCTTTCAGTTCATTGACTGCATAATCGGCAGCACGTGCTGTCAGTGCCATATAGGTCAATGAAGGATTTACACAGGAAGCGGAAGTCATACATGCTCCATCAGTTACGAAGACATTTTCACAGCCATGTACCTGGTTCCACTTATTCAATACTGAGGTCTTTGAATCTTTTCCCATGCGAGCAGTACCCATTTCATGAATACCTAAACCGGGAGCTCCCATACTGTCGTAAGTAGCTACATTTTTCAGGCCACAAGATTCCAGCATTTCTGCAGCAGAGGTTTTCATGTCTTCCCTCATCGTGATTTCATTCTCCTTGAACTCAACATCGAAGGTTACAGTAGGTTGACCAAATTTATCAAGCTTCTCATAATCAAGCGTCATTTTGTTCTCATGGTAGGGGAGGCATTCTCCAAAACCACTGAGTCCCATTTGCCAGGGACCCGGAACGATAAGCTCATCTTTCATATCAGCTCCAAACTTGCTCATCTCACGTACATATCGCGTCCAGTTGGAACGACTGGCACCTCCCTGATATCCAAATCCTCGCAGGTAATCCTGTTTGCTGGACTTATCAAGATTTCTAAAACGTGGAAGATAAATTCCTCCAGGACGACGGCCTTTATAGTATTTGTCTCCAAAGTCATCTGATATTCCGGTAGCACCTACACGGAAATGATGGTCCATCATATTGTGCCCTAATTCTCCGCTATCATTTCCCATGCCCTCCGGGAAACGGTCTGACTTGGAATTGAGAAGAATAGAGGTAGAGGCGACTGCTGAAGCACATAGGAAAACGATGTCGGCGAAATACTCATGGGTTTCCAGGGTTTCGGTATCTACAACTCTTACGCCTTTGGCTTTATTGGTGTCTTTGTCGTAGATAACTTCAGTTACAATAGAGAAAGGACGAAGCGTCATATTGCCAGAAGCTGTGGCAAATGGTAGGGTAGAGGCAACTGAGCTGAAATAGCCTCCGTATGGACATCCTCTTATACATCTGTTTCTACTAACGCAGCTAGCTCTGTTTGGCCCATGAACATCTCTTTTCTCTGTTATGTGAGCGATACGCCCCAGGGTCATTACCCGACCTCCAAAATTCTTTTTTATTCTTTCTGCTACCTGTGATTCTAGGCAATTGAATCCAAAGTTTGGTAGAAATTTTCCATCTGGCAATTGAGATAGGCCTTCCTTCTTTCCTGTCAACCCGGCAATCGTTTCCACATAATCATACCAGGGCTCTATGTCTTTATAGCGAATCGGCCAATCTACGGCGACGCCATCTTTGGCATTTGCTTCAAAATCCAGATCACTCCAGCGATAAGAATGTCTTCCCCACATAATAGAACGCCCACCGACATGGTAGCCCCTCATCCAATCAAAACGTTTGGTTTCATTGTAAGGATGATCTATGTCATCCACAAACCAATGCGAGGACTGAGGGTGAGTAGTATAGCCGGTACGATTTTGTTTGGGTTGGCGCTTTAAAGTTTCCAAAGACTTACGTCCTCTACCTTCAAAATCCCAGTTTTCTTTATGGGCAGTAGGGTAGTCCCCGTGCTTTACATCTCTACCACGCTCCAAAACAAGGGTTTTGAGGCCTTTTTCGGAAAGCTCTTTAGCCGCCCATCCACCACTAATACCCGAACCAACTACTATGGCCTGGTAGGTGTTTTCCTCTTTACCATCATTAATTATGTACATAAAAATTGAGTAGTTTTTAGATTAATTCTACTTCAATTTAGAGGCTAAAGGAAGTATTTCCAAATCATATTTTTTGACAGGAAGATATCTTGCCATTAGTAAAAATGTATGGCAGAGGACAGGAATCCAGTCTGACAGATACACAATGTGTCTGAAATAATTATTAGATCAGTATGACAAATATTTGAATGATTATAATTATATTTCAATGCCTAAAAAAAATATTCTCTCCTCAACAATAAGCTCAAATCCAATTTTTTAATATAAAACATTGATTATGAGCAGGTTAATATCGAGCCTAGTATTTCTTTTTTTTCTAATTTCGGTTACATATGGACAAAGCTGTGCCGGATGCTCTGAAGGCCAAAGTAGGGGAGAGGTTGAATGGAGATCTATTCCCCCAGGTAACGGACAAGAATTCACAGGTAATTTCAGAAGTGTTAGTTCCATGTACTTTGTCCAGTTTGCCGTTTATCCTTCTTCAATTGCCTGCTATAAAATCAAAGCGCCTCAGGGACTGGGAATGATTTGGTTGATCAACCATCCAGGAACCAGAGTTAAGGGGCAATCCAGAGCTGGTGCTTTTTATATCGTTAAAGCATTTAAGAGCAAGTATCAGGCGCAGCTTCATGTTAATGAATACAAACGTTCTGGATTTGAATGTTGGTACAATCCAGCCTTAACGGGTAGCAACTTCCACATTGAACGAATATTTATGTAGAAACCTGAATCCGGGTAAAAGAATAGGCAAACTACACACAAGTTAACATAACATAAATTATTGAATAAAATGTCTAGTCGCAAAATAGCTTGACAGTCCTACATTATGTTAACTGAAATGAAACGATTAAAAAGAATCCAGGAGCATTTGCGACAAGAGACAGAGTTTTCTGTTGGTTTTAAACGTCGCATCGTAGAAAGATTACGTATGGGTCTCTCTAGCGAAGCAGAAATTTGTAAACAGCATGAGATATCAGTAAACTTACTAAGAGACTGGCAGCGCTGGTACGAAAGGCATTTTCTTCGTTACAATCAACTCTCCAGGAGTATGGCCTACAAATCTCATTCAAAAGATCCTGAAGCGATCATCGCTGAACTTCAAAAAAAGCTGGCGGAAACTCAGCAGGCTCATCAAGATGCAGAGCTCAGGGCTGAGGCCTGGAAGATTATCATACGCATAGCGAGCGAAGAACTGGGAATCGATCTGGAAAATTCAGGTGTTCAAAATAGTATACCACTCCCCTATTAAGCTCCTGAAGTCATTTTTTTTATGGATAACTTGCTTCCTTTTTAAGAACTAAATACCTCCCTAAAATAATTATTTTCTGGATAATTTCATACTTTGCAACAGTCTAAATATCACCATTCAGACATGCTCAAATCCATGTTTTATGAAGATTCGCATTAACATTCCAGACAGTAGGTTAATATTTAATAAGCAGCTATTAGTTACTTTTCTAGCTGTGATAGGTTTTTCCTTGTCTGTTTCTCTATTTACGTCTGATGTCCACCATCTAACACTTGAAGAAAAGGAAAAACAAGAGATGGTATCTGCAGATAGTGATGAAAATACAGGGCCATCTAAAGAATTATCGCCTGAATCAGGAAAGAAGAGCAACCCTGATTGGAATAAAAACCCGAAAATTCTCGTTTGGATTTTAGTTGTTTCAATCTTGACAGCCTTCTCCTTCGCAATAGTTTTAACTACCATTCAAAAGCTTTCAAAGCTAACCAATACGTATAAAATAAGCCTGTTTTCAAAAATCTCATATGCTTTTTTTACACTTGCATTAATAATTTCGCCCATCCTATTCCAAATCAGTTTTGGAACAGGAGTGAATATAGCTGACGTAGTCGAAGAAAAAGGTGTGTTATTTCATAATCCCCGCCTGGTTTTTTCAGGTTCAATAATATTTTTTTCTTTGTTTGTTTGTCTATGCCTAGCAGGTGTTTTCCTTGTAAACTATGCTTTAGAAAAAACCTTTGACAGAGACTACTTTGATCAGAATAAAGAAAATTCTGGACTATTAATTCGATGCCTTTCTCTCAGAAAAGAACTGGATTACTATTTCCTGACCATAATGGTTTATTTGACATTTTTGATTTTTTTTCTGGCGATAAATAGGCAAATGATTGTAGTTGCCCTGAGTGAGAAGGAAGCATTTTCTCAGGATTTCGTCTACTTGCTATCTTTTTATTACTCCTTTTTCGCTGCCATAATTTACCTCCCTGTTTATTTCAATTTTAAGCAGAAAATTAACCGCCAAATCTCAAAAATGAACCCTAATCCTTTAAACAAAAGCTCCCGGGATTCTGAGAAATCATTGGCCGAAAGACTCATTAATTGGAAGGAAATCCAAGAAAAATTAGAAGAGACCTATAGTGTAAACAGTTCTCTAAGAGAGCTCTTGCAGGTAGGAATCCGCATTTTATCTCCAATTATTGTTGGTTATTTGACAAACTTCTTTACAGGAGGATAATATTAGCTCCCCCATTTTAGCCGTTTAACTGAAAGCGGTAAAATTGTAAAACTATTTAACCCATAATTTTCCAATTGCAAGGATTCCTTCATAGCTCCAAACCTTAATTATCAGTAAGCCTGCGGCAATCTGGTCTCGATTTAATTCTATAGCGTTTCCATTGATTTTATATGAGAGATCAAATCGCTTGCCCGATACATCATAAGCCTCTACCCTATCGATTGCCTGTTTGGCATCAATTTTAAGAATGCTATGCGTCTCCATAGGGTTTGGTGAGATTGAAATAGAAGCCAATTTCTCAGGATCTATGGAAGTCAGATTTGGCGTTTTTGCTAAAAATGAAAGGGTATCAGGTTGGAAAGAAAATTGGGAGAAAAATGCTCCTCCTACGTACAATTCACCATTTACGCTAGTAATAGCTTTCACCGTAGAGTCTAAATCAGCAATTGGCTCGATCAGAGGATAATCAGGATAATCTCTAAATTTTGCTATCCCACCACCAAAAATACCAACGACAGGTGCCATCTTGAAATCCCCTGCAAGCAGTATCTTTCCCTCATGGAGAATTAATTTACTGATCACTCCCCTACCATCCATTAAGACGCCATGGTCCATCAATCTTTCCCAGCCAGAATTTCCAAGGCGCGCAAAACAAAATGTCGCTTCATCATTTTCCCCTACACAATCTCCACCCGCATATAGGAAGTTCCCATCAGAAACAAGGCTACGTACAGGAGCATCAAGGCGTTCTAAATGATGCGTGGCGGGCTGCCAGTTATTTCCATTAAGGATGCGTACATAGGATTGTGCAAATCCATCCAAAAAATCTCCTCCCAGGTATATGCTCCCCTGATGCATAGTTATACAATATGCCGGGCCGGGCAGGTTTCCATTCCCTATCCAAACACCATTTTCTTTTTTCGCAATAAAATCAGGAGGCTGACTTTGTCCAGAAGGATAAACAAAATCCCCTGCAGCAAGCAGGCTATTCCCCTCTATTTCCAAATCATAAACCGTACCTTTTCCTAGCTGTTCATGGTTCCAGTTTTGCCCATCCCAATAGGCAATATTAGAAGAATCTGAGAATAAGCCTCCCAGGTATATATTTCCTTCAAAACTGATGATATCCTTAATGATGCCCTGCACCCCATTTCCAAGTGGGGCAAAATTTCCGTTTTCATAAACGCCTACCTGATTACAAGCAATCCCATTCAAGCTAGTAAAGTTTCCAGCCAGAATAAGTCTTTGATTCGCTTCATCTCCATAGAGGGCGCTTACTTCCCCATCAGCTCCAGTACCCAGACTTTCCCAGCTTACATTCGGACTATAGCCCGGTTGAATCAAAGCCAATTCTTCTTTGCTAAATCCATGCTGCTCTGCCCACTTACCGATTTCCGGATAAGGCATATCTAAGAGATAGGCATAATTCATTTCCTGAGAAACCCTCTTAGCAAAATCCTGATGGCCACTTTTTTGGATCAAATGCCCAACTGCACAGGCAGTACCAAAGTCATCAATAAAATAAGGGCGCCTGTAGTTATGGTATAGATTTACTGGAAATTTTTGGGCTTCCTGATAGATACGCAATAGATCCAATAACTTTGATCTATTATATTTTTGTTCAGGGGAAAGAGTAAAGGTTTCCTGCTGTCTGAGGTACTTTTCGACACTTTCTAAATGCTGAGCAATTCGGGCAATATCATTGGGGAAACTGACTTCTTCGAAAAAACTTTCATCCGAAATATCTACATACTGCCATCGCTGATTTACTTCCAGCAAATGCTCAATTAGCGGGGCTTTTTTATCAGGAGAAAGGGCAAATAACTGGCTTGCAAACAAGCACAGTGAAAGTAGAAATATAGCTCTCATAACAGAAAAGTTAGGTGTTTGTAGAGAGACGGAAGAAGAAGAGCAATTGCTGCATCCTGGAGGCTTCAATTCCGTTGAGATTAATTTAAGGTTCTCCCCTACTCTCTCTGCCTACATAGGCTTAGCACAAAAAAAATGGGCTCAATAATTGAGCCCAAATATATTTATACTTATTAAATCATTGCTACTTCATTCCCAGCTCGCCTATGGCTTTATGACTGATTGTAACGGCCTCTAACGGACTGATGCCGAAGGTTCTGTCTTGTTCAACAAAGAAATGCTCCATCCCTGATAAGTCTCTCTTTTCCAGAATCTTAGCAAAGTCAATTCCTCCTTTACCAACAGGTGCGAATCTACCTTCTGTATCCATATCCTTCATATGCCAGGATTTAAACCTTCCAGGAGCCTTCTCAAAATAAGCTACAGGATCTACACCTGCTTTGGTGGCCCAGTAGAGATCCAATTGGAACTTTACATGCTCGGGATTGGTATTTTCGATGAAATAGTCCATAGGGACTATGCCTTTGGAATTTTCTTTAAACTCCATATCATGATTGTGGTAGAGCATCACAAGACCTGCAGCACTACACTTTTCACCAATGGTATTCAGGATGCCATTAATTTCTTCTACCTCTTCACTCATACCCAAACTTCCGTCTCCATTTACTTTGAAATGGCCCATAGGTGGAATTGGAACTACAAAATAAGTGAATCCGGCTGCCTTTACATCTGCAATCATTTGATCTACATTGTCCAGGCTCACACTTCCGTGATGGGAACTAACGGGCTCCAGGCCTATTTCAGCAAGATAAGCCTTGAATTCATCCGGTGTCATTCCGTAGAATTTTCCATCTGCATAACCGGCTGCTTCTATGTATTTGTAACCAATATCTGCAACTGTTTTTAAGACCCCCTTAGGATTTACAGCCAGGGTATCTCTTAAGGTATACAAAGCCAGTCCTCCGAAGGACTCCTCCATTTTCGTTTCCTCTTGTGAAACTTCCTTAGATTCTGGTTGGGTAGACGTACAGGCTATGGCCAATAATAGTAGTAAAGTGCTTAGGTATCTCATGTGAGTGTTAATAGAGTAAATATTTATTCGGGCAAATTTAAGAACAAATTATGTCCATGCCTAGCAATCACTTGATTGCCAAATTTTCCGCATTGCCTCCCTACCCTATTTGTAATGCTATTATTTTAAAATAACTGCTTAAGTTCAAATTCTGGAGAAGCCTCAAACAATTCATCTAAAATCCATTTATGAGCATTTCCATAAATAATCAGGGTTCGTTCTGATTTAGACTGGGCAAGATTACGGGCACTGACAAATAGCCTTGTATTTCTTCTGTACCAATGCCCTGTCAAATCTGCCCCAACAAATCGATCTCCATTCCCCAAATTCACCAGGCCTGTCAGCCATAGTTGTTTGGATCGTTTGGCAAATTCCGAACTATTGAGGTAGCTCAGATATTCCCAAACATCTAATTTATTCTGCAAATCATCATTATAGGAGTTAAATGCCTGATTGAGTTCATCATATTCATGCCAGAGATCCTCTTGTTTCATTTCGCGCGCATATTCATCCCAATCATCCAAACTCACAACTGTTTCGGGTTGAGGGGGACGATTATCTATGCAATGTATGCGGTTTAGCTCCATTTTTTTCGCTACTCGAAAGCCTATTTGAAATGCCTCATGCAAGCCTAATTCCCAGCCGCCACCTTTGTACTCCTGATATAGAGAGTCGAAAGTCGCCTGATTTTCTGGTCTCCATTCTACAGCGATGATGCTAGGCTTGAAATCTTCTGCAATTCTATCAACTATTTTGTCAATCTCTTCTTGATTTTCTGGAGAACGAACATCCATATGATGTTTGCCTACAACATCACTCCCATCTCTGGCTCGATTGAAATGAAAGCTTCCCAGAATCATTACTTCATGTCGATATCCAAGATCTGCTTCTGGCATTGCCTGGACTAGCTTTGACAAAATGGGATTACTCTTTTTTTCTACTTTCTGCTGATCTTCAGAGGATGAACAGGAGGAAAAAATAAGCAAAAGGCTTAGGGCAAGCCCTTTTAATAGGGACTGTAATTGAGTGTTCATAATGCTTGTATGTATTTTCTTTTGGGCCGAATGTTAAGTCTCGATTCTCAGCCAGGAATCTTATGATTTATTTGACTTTTACAGCTAGATTAAAAGCAGCAAATCTTAGACGATATGAAGAGAGGAAAAGTTGTCAGTGTTTTTTCAAATTCAATTACGGGCTTGATGGTTCTTTTTAAAATGCCTCAATCAAGGGAATTCCCTCTACCGTTCCATGCCAATCCCCAAAGCGATGGGTATGTATGTTAATCACAGCAGTAAAAGCCTGCTTATTTTTCACTTGAAGCGATAGCGCAGCATCCCATAAGTTCATGGGCTGATCATTGAAATATACATCCAGAATTTGATTTTCAGGGCAAGCTCTGGGATAGTGATAATTCAGATCATCGCTGCATTTTTTAAACACAAGCTCAAAACTATCGCCTGTATCCAATAAATAAGTCAAAGTGTAAAGATCTCCTTCTTCCCAAACGATTGCGGCACTTTCAATGTAGAAGGTCTCCCTGGGGCCGTCGTTCTGGACGCTGATTTCTCCTTCCGCGAAACGAGCTTCATTTGGATGACTAATTTCAACCTCTTTGCATAGGCTGCATGCATCGGTTTGCAATAGAAGGTTTGTATTAAGACCTATCAGGAGGAATGGAAGAATGATTTGAAAGAGATTAAATTGCATGTTTGTTGTTTTAGCTCAAAATAATGCTGGTTTTTAACAATCATTTGATGAATGCCGAAAAATTTCCCACTAGCCTCTTTTGACTATTTTACCTTCACGTTTGAGTTTTCTTAAGGTCCGTTTTCTATTCTTTACAAATTGATTCGCAATACGAAAAAATGCTTCTGGATTCGAAAACCAGGGATCATGGCAGGATCCTTTAATATGAATCAAAACAGAATTTGGGATAATTTCTGCATACTCATTGACCGCTCTAAAGTAATTGCAAGGCTGAGTTCCATTGTAAATCAAGGTCGGAATCTTAATCGAAGCAAGGCTATCAATTTTAGGACCTGTTTGTAAACTTGCCATTGCCTGATCGGTACTGTATCCATAATAATGGGTTACTTGTTTCACGATCTCCTCTTTATATTCAGACTCTTCTCCCGAGGCAGTTACTTCTCTTCGTATTCTGTTTTCTTCCATTTGTATAAAGCCTACTTTGGGGCCTTTGTAATCGGGATGTTTATCCAAATAATCAGATTTGTAGGTTTTTAACTGGGGCCATTCTCTCCCTCTCCAGTCAACCAGTCCAGATAAAATCAGGCCTTTAATATCTTCCGGATGATTATAGGCATACATCAAAGCCAACAGACTTCCCCACGAAGATGAAGCGATAAATACTTTTTTGCCTTTCGCATGATGCTTTATCACTCGCTCTAAATCAGCCATGTGATCCCAGTAATAATAACTAAGTCTTCCCTGATCGCTTTTCCCACACCCTCTTTGGTCATAATAGATAACTTTCGCTACTTCCTTGAGCCGGTCAAATTCGGGCCTTAAATAACTATGCTCAACTCCTGGCCCACCATGCAAGACAATCACAACTTCAGACTTTCCTTCAAGTTCCCAATAGGCAAGTTTTGCTTCGCCAGGAATAAAGCCTGTCTGAGACATAGCAGATAAGGTGATCATTGATAAGAGTAGAAATGCAATAGTTCTCATAGCTTTTTTTAGGATATACAGCGCTTAGGCACTTGAGGTTGCGCCGAGATAAGGATCCAGACCTCCTCTCAGCTATCAGGCCAGGAAATTCGTAAAGCTTATCTCCAGATTTGAGAGCCTTTTCTCAATATGAGAAGAAATATCGGACACTCGTAAATTGTAAAATACTCACAATCAGAAGGTTAAAGGATCCGGTCCTCTACTTGCATTAATGTTCAATACATAAGGCAAGTATTTTTAACATAAAAGCATTTTACAATGAAAAGTTCACAGCCCCGTCCACATCTCCATAAGTTTCCAATGAGTGGTTATATGTTATCTGAGGATTCTTATGAGCATTCCTGGCGTCCGGGAGATGAAAAAATGGATCAGAAGAAAGATCATTCCAATGATCAGGGATTTACCTATTCTCCCTGGGTCAGGAAATCCATCGGTGGCTGGTACCTGTTTTCATAAGCGTTAGATTAGAGTATTAAATGGCAAAGGCCCATGAATTTTTATTCATGGGCCTCATTTTTTAGCAATGCACCTGGCAAGTGCTATTTTCCTAAAAAGGACCTATCGATTTGTCCGCAAAGTAAAAAGGAAAGATCAAATTCAAGTATCAAGTTCGAATTCATAGAAAGACTCTTGTATGGCTCAGAGCTAGATTTGAATTTGATCTTTAAATTTTCAATTCTCTGTTATTTTTGACTCTATAGATTCTTCTTCTGATGAGTTGCCTTGTTTCGGATTGAGTTTAAATTCTTTAGCCAGCATTCCATCCAGCATTTTCCCCGGTAAGTACTGA includes:
- a CDS encoding alpha/beta fold hydrolase gives rise to the protein MRTIAFLLLSMITLSAMSQTGFIPGEAKLAYWELEGKSEVVIVLHGGPGVEHSYLRPEFDRLKEVAKVIYYDQRGCGKSDQGRLSYYYWDHMADLERVIKHHAKGKKVFIASSSWGSLLALMYAYNHPEDIKGLILSGLVDWRGREWPQLKTYKSDYLDKHPDYKGPKVGFIQMEENRIRREVTASGEESEYKEEIVKQVTHYYGYSTDQAMASLQTGPKIDSLASIKIPTLIYNGTQPCNYFRAVNEYAEIIPNSVLIHIKGSCHDPWFSNPEAFFRIANQFVKNRKRTLRKLKREGKIVKRG
- a CDS encoding DUF1080 domain-containing protein, which gives rise to MKTTNTFLILLFSLSLISCSEGKKKTETPAEKNPSETVSDHVQVLFDGSSLDAWRNFKADTLSHLWKIEDGSMTLSGKGGGDIVTRDSYESFELELEWKISPNGNSGIFFHVSEADSLKKVYHSGPEIQILDNDGHPDGKIPMHRAGDNYDLQACSEETVKPVGEWNQVKVVVNDGNVEQWLNGTLVVAYSLNSPEWEEQYQKSKFTQWPAYGRAGKGHIALQDHGDPVWFRNIKIKAL
- a CDS encoding T9SS type A sorting domain-containing protein; its protein translation is MRAIFLLSLCLFASQLFALSPDKKAPLIEHLLEVNQRWQYVDISDESFFEEVSFPNDIARIAQHLESVEKYLRQQETFTLSPEQKYNRSKLLDLLRIYQEAQKFPVNLYHNYRRPYFIDDFGTACAVGHLIQKSGHQDFAKRVSQEMNYAYLLDMPYPEIGKWAEQHGFSKEELALIQPGYSPNVSWESLGTGADGEVSALYGDEANQRLILAGNFTSLNGIACNQVGVYENGNFAPLGNGVQGIIKDIISFEGNIYLGGLFSDSSNIAYWDGQNWNHEQLGKGTVYDLEIEGNSLLAAGDFVYPSGQSQPPDFIAKKENGVWIGNGNLPGPAYCITMHQGSIYLGGDFLDGFAQSYVRILNGNNWQPATHHLERLDAPVRSLVSDGNFLYAGGDCVGENDEATFCFARLGNSGWERLMDHGVLMDGRGVISKLILHEGKILLAGDFKMAPVVGIFGGGIAKFRDYPDYPLIEPIADLDSTVKAITSVNGELYVGGAFFSQFSFQPDTLSFLAKTPNLTSIDPEKLASISISPNPMETHSILKIDAKQAIDRVEAYDVSGKRFDLSYKINGNAIELNRDQIAAGLLIIKVWSYEGILAIGKLWVK
- a CDS encoding DUF5694 domain-containing protein — translated: MNTQLQSLLKGLALSLLLIFSSCSSSEDQQKVEKKSNPILSKLVQAMPEADLGYRHEVMILGSFHFNRARDGSDVVGKHHMDVRSPENQEEIDKIVDRIAEDFKPSIIAVEWRPENQATFDSLYQEYKGGGWELGLHEAFQIGFRVAKKMELNRIHCIDNRPPQPETVVSLDDWDEYAREMKQEDLWHEYDELNQAFNSYNDDLQNKLDVWEYLSYLNSSEFAKRSKQLWLTGLVNLGNGDRFVGADLTGHWYRRNTRLFVSARNLAQSKSERTLIIYGNAHKWILDELFEASPEFELKQLF
- a CDS encoding GMC family oxidoreductase, producing MYIINDGKEENTYQAIVVGSGISGGWAAKELSEKGLKTLVLERGRDVKHGDYPTAHKENWDFEGRGRKSLETLKRQPKQNRTGYTTHPQSSHWFVDDIDHPYNETKRFDWMRGYHVGGRSIMWGRHSYRWSDLDFEANAKDGVAVDWPIRYKDIEPWYDYVETIAGLTGKKEGLSQLPDGKFLPNFGFNCLESQVAERIKKNFGGRVMTLGRIAHITEKRDVHGPNRASCVSRNRCIRGCPYGGYFSSVASTLPFATASGNMTLRPFSIVTEVIYDKDTNKAKGVRVVDTETLETHEYFADIVFLCASAVASTSILLNSKSDRFPEGMGNDSGELGHNMMDHHFRVGATGISDDFGDKYYKGRRPGGIYLPRFRNLDKSSKQDYLRGFGYQGGASRSNWTRYVREMSKFGADMKDELIVPGPWQMGLSGFGECLPYHENKMTLDYEKLDKFGQPTVTFDVEFKENEITMREDMKTSAAEMLESCGLKNVATYDSMGAPGLGIHEMGTARMGKDSKTSVLNKWNQVHGCENVFVTDGACMTSASCVNPSLTYMALTARAADYAVNELKAGNL
- a CDS encoding sugar phosphate isomerase/epimerase, producing MRYLSTLLLLLAIACTSTQPESKEVSQEETKMEESFGGLALYTLRDTLAVNPKGVLKTVADIGYKYIEAAGYADGKFYGMTPDEFKAYLAEIGLEPVSSHHGSVSLDNVDQMIADVKAAGFTYFVVPIPPMGHFKVNGDGSLGMSEEVEEINGILNTIGEKCSAAGLVMLYHNHDMEFKENSKGIVPMDYFIENTNPEHVKFQLDLYWATKAGVDPVAYFEKAPGRFKSWHMKDMDTEGRFAPVGKGGIDFAKILEKRDLSGMEHFFVEQDRTFGISPLEAVTISHKAIGELGMK
- a CDS encoding gluconate 2-dehydrogenase subunit 3 family protein translates to MNRRDAIRQTALLMGYAVSASAASAVMAGCEVSQEASWQPSFLSPEQANLVAEISERIVPRTSTPGAKDVFVDRFIDVLLGNYMKQEDVDAFMEGLTDIDKRSQDQHQKPFASIPDADKDAILTKLATEADEKMKALGQLNRDSKMPKHFFIAAKELALLGYFSSEKVGKEVLKWDPVPGQFQGCIPLSDTGGVSWTI